GATAGTCGCGGCCGCCGGCCTTGGAGTCGGTCCCCGACATGTTGAACCCGCCGAAGGGCTGCACGTCCACCAACGCGCCGGTGCATTTGCGGTTGAGGTAGAGGTTCCCCGCGGAGAGCTCGCGCCGGCCGCGCTCCAGGTTCTCCCTCTTGCGCGAGTAGAGCGCGCCGGTGAGCCCGAAGGGGGTCGAGTTGGCGATGCGCACGATGTCGTCGAAATCCTTGGCCTTCACCACCGCGGTGACGGGGCCGAAAATCTCCTCCTGGGCCACGCGCGCGTTCCAGGGAACGTCCACGAACACCGTGGGCTCGATGTAGTACCCCCGGCGGCCGATGACCTGGACCGGCCTGCCCCCGCAGAGAAGGCGGGACTCCTTCTTGCCGATTTCAACGTAGGAGAGAATCTTGTCGTAGGAGTCCTGGGTGATGACCGGGCCGTGGTTGTTCACCGCCGGGCCGTCTATCCACTCCGTCGGGTCGTGGGTGACGATCTGGGGGATGCGCTTGGCGAGCTTCTCCACCACCTCGTCGTAGATTTTCCGGTGGACGATGGCGCGGCTGCCGGCGGAGCACTTCTGGCCCTGGTAGCCGAAGGCGGCCACGGCGACGCCCTCGACGAAGGCGTCCACGTCGGCGGTCTCGTCGGCGGCCATGAAGTCCTTGCCGCCCATCTCCAGCACCGTCCGCTTGAGCCACTTCTGCCCCGGGTGGACCTTGGCGGCGCGCTCGAAGATGCGCGTACCAACCTCCTTGGAGCCGGTGAAGTTGATGAACCGGGTCCGGGGGTGGTCCACGATGAGGTCGCCTATCTCGCCGCCGGAGCCGGGGATGAAGTTCAGCACGCCGGGGGGCAGGTTGAGCTCTTCGAAAATTTCGACCAGCTGCCAGGCGATGGCCGGGGCCGGGGTGGCGGGTTTCAGGCAGATGGTGTTCCCGGCGACGATGGGCGCCACGGTGATGCCGGCCATGATGGCGAAGGGGAAGTTCCAGGGCGGGAGAGCCACTCCCGCGCCCAGGGGGATATAGGAGTA
This DNA window, taken from bacterium, encodes the following:
- the pruA gene encoding L-glutamate gamma-semialdehyde dehydrogenase; translated protein: MATMLPPFKNEPYVNFSEPGPRKKMEEALKLVESKLGRTYPLVINGEHVETHRTFDSLNPGNTDQVVGTFHKCTAELAAKAIESADAAFESWRFVPAEHRARYVLNAAQICRDRVYELSAWMVYEEGKNWIEAFADTCEGIDFLEFYAREALRYARSGELTPWPGEENDYSYIPLGAGVALPPWNFPFAIMAGITVAPIVAGNTICLKPATPAPAIAWQLVEIFEELNLPPGVLNFIPGSGGEIGDLIVDHPRTRFINFTGSKEVGTRIFERAAKVHPGQKWLKRTVLEMGGKDFMAADETADVDAFVEGVAVAAFGYQGQKCSAGSRAIVHRKIYDEVVEKLAKRIPQIVTHDPTEWIDGPAVNNHGPVITQDSYDKILSYVEIGKKESRLLCGGRPVQVIGRRGYYIEPTVFVDVPWNARVAQEEIFGPVTAVVKAKDFDDIVRIANSTPFGLTGALYSRKRENLERGRRELSAGNLYLNRKCTGALVDVQPFGGFNMSGTDSKAGGRDYLLLFLQGKSVSEKL